In Equus quagga isolate Etosha38 chromosome 14, UCLA_HA_Equagga_1.0, whole genome shotgun sequence, the genomic stretch GTCACTTTGATCCTGCCGGGGCCTGGCCTGTGGCCTCAGGCGAGGGACAATGCCTGGTGCCTCGGGCCCTCTTCCCTAGGAGGTGGTGGTGACAGCCCTGAGGTGGTCGGGTTTTGAGCCGTGCCCAAGGTGATGGGCGCAGCGCTGGGTGCAGGCAGGGCTCCTGCACGCGGAACCAGCAGCCTGCTGAGGGGATGGCCCTTCCCCTACTAATGAGGACGTCCGCTCCTCACTAATGAGGACCCCCTATTGTTGAGGACGCCCACTTATTGATGAAGATGCCCGTTTATTAACGAGGATGCGCCTTATTGATGAGGACCCCCCCATTGATGAGGATGCCCATGTATTGATGAGAACCCCCTTATTGATAAGGACCTCACCTTATTGATGAAGGCCCCGTTATTGATGAGGGCCCTTCTTATTGACGAGGATACCCTCCCTATTGATGAGGGCCCCCCAGTGATGAGGACGCcccctttttttaatttatttttaatttttcctccttctccccaaatccccccagtacatagttgtatattctagttgtgggtccttctagttgtggcatgtgggacgccgccccagcatggcctgatgagcggtgctaggtccacgcccaggatccgaaccagtgaaaccctgggccgctgaagtggagcacgcaaacttaaccactcggccgtggggctggccctgcagacGCCCCCTTTTTGATGAGGATGCCTTCACACTTTACAGGAGTCCAGTCCGCAGCAGTCAACGTCATCTGCGAGCTAGCCAGGCGCAACCCCAAAAACTACCTTTCGCTCGCTCCGCTGTTCTTCAAGCTGATGACCTCCTCGACCAACAACTGGGTCCTCATTAAAATCATCAAACTGGCAAGCATTCCTCTTGTCTCCACGGGAGTGACTGGGTGTCCCGGAGTGCCCCTGGGCCCGTGGGCGGGGGTGGAGTCAGGTTCCGACCCTGGGCGTCCGTCTCTTGGCTGTGGACAAGGACGTGTGGTCTTGCTCCTGCTGCGAGTGACCCACTGGTTTTCGTCCCCTAGTTTGGTGCTCTGACTCCCTTGGAGCCAAGGTTGGGCAAGAAGCTGATTGAGCCTCTCACCAACCTGATCCACAGGTGAGCCCTGGTTCCCCACACGCCCCATTGGGGCAGCCTGCCATCCTTGCTGTCCACCGCGGGCgggcctctgcttcctgcccCGCATGAGGACCCGCACCTGTCGTGTGGGAGGGGTGAGCTTCGAGGACAGTCTCCCAGGATCGAGAAGGAAATAGACACACTGGGTGGTTTTGCTCCAGGCAGCGAGCTGTGTCTCTGGAGCGTCCCTGGCCCTCGTGGGACACCAGGGCTGGGGCTTGCTTTCCCTTTGATTCACTTTTTGAAACAGCAACTGcgaaaacaaaacagaaggaagaaggagaccCCCTGCAGCCTCCCAGGTTCACAAGTCGATTCAGTGGTCCAGTGGAACCTTAGGTGACTTAGGTCACTGGCCTGTTCTGGAATGTTCTAAGAGCTTCCACACCACTTTGGGTGCCTGTGGTTGAATCGGGGGCTGAGCAGCAGCTTGCTCGGGAGATCCTGCCCGTGCTGTCCCCCAGGGAGGTGGGCATGGGCAGCAGGAGGAGCTGGGTCTCGAGGCCACGCAGGACGTCAGAGCTGCGTGCTGTCTGCGCGGCCCAGGCCTCAGGCACGTCTCCGCCGTCCCCTGGGATTCAGTTTCCTGACTTGTAAGTGGGTCAGACGGTAACAGATAGTAAACATGGATGTCTGGCCTTGGAAAATTTGGTTTTAGATAATAATTTAGCACCAAATTCACAAGGTAGCTGTGTGTCCAGAGAACAAGAAGCTGTGGGTCCCATGGCCCTGGGCTGGCTCTGACGGCACGTGCTCTCTGGAACGCACAGCGTCCGTGTACTTGGCTTCCCGTGATTTGGGCTCAGGGCCCACCCGAGAGAATATTGAGGGGGAGCAGATGCGCCTGGTGCCCGCCCTTGGTCGCCGTTGTCCTGGGCTGTGCTCCCCAGGCCCCTAGACGCCCCTGAGGCCTGGCCACGTCTGACTGGCCCTCAGGCCCCCGTTAGAGCGGAGCCAGGGGGTGGTGGTCTGGGCTGGTGGAGGCCGTCAGGGAACTGGGCTTTTTCGTGGGGATCACAGCATTAGAAGGGTGGGGGACTGGCCTCCAGTGGGGGCAGCGTTTCAGGCCGCCTTCGGTGCTTCGAAGGGGGATGCTTGTGCCCTTCGGAGGGTTCTGATGACCCAGATGACAGTGTGGCTGGGCCGCGCTGACCGGTAGAGGTGCTGAGGACCCATAGTCAGACAGGACTCGGGGTCTGCGGCCGGGTGATCGCCAGgactcctgccccagcctcccccaggcaTCAGCACCCAGTGGCTTTCTGGCGTCGGGTTTCCTGGGCTCTGTCGCCCTCCGACCGTGTTTTCTCAGAGGCAGTGCCCACAGCATCTTCCTGAGTCCAGCACAGCAGTCCGTCTGGTCCTcatgtcttttctctgtttctgtcccCAGCACGTCTGCTATGTCCCTGCTCTACGAATGTGTGAACACTGTCATCGCAGGTGAGAGCCCGCGTTCCCCGGCTCCAGAGCAGATGGCTCTCATTGGTGGGAGGCCCTCCCCTGGTCCCCGGTGGCATCCGCTGGCCTCGCCAGGTGGCACGAGGACACCTGGAGTCGCAGGTTCCTGCCCCTGTGCTGGATGTCTGTCTCTGGCTCTGAAGCCGCTCGGCGGCCCAGCCTGTCTGGAGGCCCTTCTGGAGGGTGAGGGGCTCCTTGCACGTCTGCCGCCAGAGTGCGCTGCCCATCCCCCGCCTCCAGTGCCAGTCCTGCTGCTCTCGGCCCGCCCTTCAACCCACCAACAGCACCTTatcttttctgagtgttttagcgGAGTTAGAACGTGTTTCTCAGGTTTCGTTAGAGTCCATTTGTTTGGGTCGAGATCCAGCCGAGGGCCACAGAGCACTGGCTGGCGTGTTTCCGTGCAGTTGATTAGAGGCTCCTTGACCCCTTTATTTGTCGGCACCGGAGTCGTTGCTCCCCAGCCCGGCTGGCCACCTCCTGAGTTACTGCCGGGTCACTTGTTCCTGTGCCCAGGTGTCTGGGAGACTGGCACTTAGAGCTGGTGGCTCGAGGGCTGCGGCTGCTcgctgcctgcctgccctggtcCCTCCTCCTGCACCCGGGGTGGCCTTCACTCTGCACCTCACAGGCAGCCGGCCCCAGGGCCGTGCCCCGTGACTGCATCTGCGTGGGCTGTGAGTTGCCCCGAGGCTCAGCGACAGtgacagggagaggaagggggggCGTTTGGGGCCAGGGAGTGGACTCGGAGGGCGGGCTCCTGCGTCTGGGAAGGTCAGTGGGGAGGCCGGGCGTGGCAGGAGCAGAGGTGGCCCTGGAGACGGCTGAGGAGTGGGGTGCAGGGGACGGGCCGGCCTGTCACAGTGCAGAGGGTCTCAGGTGATGGTGTGGCAAGCAGGGCAGGCGGCTTTGGCCCCAGCTCCCTGGAACTGGCCTGGATGGTGACGCTGGTGCCCCTGGGGCTTTTGTCTACTCTTAGCCTTGGAGACCCTGCGCGCAGGGTTCTCACCAGGGCCGGCACGGGTGAGATTCCAGCGCCCAGGAGGGCAGGTGCTCGGCAGGGACCTCATGCGCTGGTGTTTAGGCATCTGGAGCCCCAGTGCAGCTCCAGGCACCCCGCCGTGAGGGGCCCTTCCAGGGAGAGCAGCCAGCCTGCAGTGAGAGCCCTTTACTGACAAATGTCAGTTGGGCCAAGCCGTTCCAGACGTGGTGGTACTTCCACCTCATGTCTCTCCTACCGGGCACAGGGGCCATGGCCACAGTGGACTTGTGTGAGGGGACATCTGCATGCTGGGTTGGGGGCAGGCTCCTAACTCGAGGCTGTCTGTTTCAGTTCTCATCTCCCTGTCCTCCGGCATGCCTAACCACAGTGCCAGCATCCAGGTGGGTCCTGAGTGCCAGGCAGCACCAGGTAGTGGAGTCGGTGacgggcagggggcagggcccaAGGACCAGCCGGCCAGCCAGATCACTTCTCCCCTGTCCCCACCTTGGGAGTCCCCTGCCCCTGTGCTCCGACAGGTGCCACCCCGCCCATGTATGTTGCCATCATTCACTCTTGGCCCCTGACTGTGCCGTGGGTGGGCATGGCTGCATCCTGTGCAGTGCACATCTGTGCTCTGGACACATGTGTTGGCACCCGTGGAAGTCACCAGGGTGTCCCGTTCATGTTTCTGTGGGCATTCCCCTCGTGTCCGTGTTGGGCGCCTGCGGTCCTTGCCTGCAGCATGCCTGCTGTCTGTGTTCGTCATTGCTTCCAGCAGCCCCCCTGCTGTGTGGTGGGTGCATGTTGGGCTGGAAGCCCAGAGTGCAGACCCTCTATCCTCCGCGGGTCTGTGATGCCTCTCCTTGGCCTCAGCGCTCCTTACCTCCCCTGGGCTGCTGGCCGGGCCCTCGGCAGGGGGTAGATTCGGGCGTGGGGCAGGCCAGGGCCGCTGAGTTCACCGCTAGTGTATGAGATGTAACCGGTGTCCTCTCCCCACGTGCAGCTCTGTGTTCAGAAGCTGAGAATATTAATAGAAGACTCCGATCAGAACCGTGAGTTGCTCCCCACTGTCTGAGCCCTGCGGGTCCTGGGCCCTAAACTGTGCAGTTGAGGCTCTTTCCTGTGAGAAGAAAGCAGGCGCCGTGTTACCCACACCCTTCCTCTGGAAGCCAGTGTCGGCAGGCTGACAGCTGGGCTTCAGCGGGGCTCTAGAGGAACCTCCTCTATCAACGTGGTGTGGCCCCCCGCACCCACTCCCCTCGTCTGCCCGGCGGACACCTTCCGGCCGCTGTCTCAGTGTATGGCTCCGGGGACAGCCCTCCTGTGCTCAGCCTCCGGGCCATGTGTTCACATCACGGGAGGGGGCCCCGGGTGAGGTCTTTGCGAAGGACCCGGCTCATTTTTCCAGCCCCAGTTCCCGGGAGGCCCTGAGGGAGGGGCCGTGGAAGCCCAGTTGAAACGGAAGCAGAGAACTGGCCGAAGGACAGAGCCAGGCTAGCATCTATTGCTTCTGGGTCTCGCGACACGTGAAGCTGTGTCTATTCCTGCTGGGCTGCCTGGGGTCCTGTGATGAGTAAGAGAGTTGCCCTTTGGCGGTCCCGGTGGTTTCCTGCCGAGCACGAAGCAGCCTCGCTGTCCGTTTGCTCATGTGTCTGTACGAGAGCGATCTTCCTGTGATCGACACCTCTCGAAGGATCCCAGCCAGTAACGCTCACCCGGTGCTGGGACAGGTGGCAAGGGCTTCTGAGGGCCTGCGCGTGTCGGCTGCTCATTTTGAGTCCAGATCTGTCTGTTTTGAACAGGGGCCACCAAACTTTTCCTggaaagggccagacagtaactCTTTTCAGCTTTGAGGCTGTACAGCTCTGGATGTGTAGGTGGTGGGCGTGGCCGTAGCCTTCATTGACAGAGGCCGGCTTCCGGCTATGCTCGCTGCCCCTGGTTTAGATGAGCGTGTATTTGGGCTGGGCAGGGTGGGACAGTGGCGCCTGGTGAGTGTGAGGTCCCTATCAGGCCCAGGCCGGCTCTGCCCACACTTACCATGCCATCCAGAATGCCTGGGGTCCGGCCATGAGATGCGCCCCAAGGGCCCCCCGGCTGCCAGGGCCAGGCGGCGGGGCTGTGTTGCAGACCTGGCCTGGCTCTCTGGGCGGCCCCAAAGCCCGTCAGGCATGGCTGGGTTAACCACGTGTCGCCCTCTCTGTAGTGAAGTACCTGGGGCTGTTGGCCATGTCTAAGATCCTGAGAACACACCCCAAGTCCGTGCAGGCCCACAAGGACCTTGTCCTGCAGTGTCTGGACGACAAGGATGAGTCCATCCGACTGCGGGCCCTCGACCTCCTGTACGGCATGGTGCGTGCCTCTCCCACTGGCTGGCTACCGCTCCTGTGTTCCTACCCAGCCCACCCTCACCAGCCCTCCCGCCCCAGGTGTCCAAGAAGAACCTGATGGAGATTGTTAAGAAGCTGATGACCCACGTGGACAAGGCCGAGGGCACGACCTACCGCGACGAGTTGCTCACAAAGATCATCGACATCTGCAGCCAGTCCAACTACCAGCACATCACCAACTTCGAGTGGTCCGTCCCCACACGGCCAGGTGGATGTGGGGGGCCGGCAGCACGCTGCACGCTTCTCAGTTGCTCCCTCCTGCAGGTACATCAGCATCCTGGTGGAGCTGACCCGGCTGGAGGGCACCCGCCACGGCCACCTCATCGCTGCGCAGATGCTGGACGTGGCCATCCGTGTCAAGGCCATCCGCAAGTTCGCCGTGTCGCAGATGTCCGCGCTGCTCGACAGCGCCCACCTGGTGGCCAGCAGCACCCAGCGCAACGGGATCTGCGAGGTGCTCTACGCGGCCGCCTGGATCTGCGGGGAGTTCTCCGAGTGAGTCAGTGGGAGTGGCCACAGGATGGCCACCCTACCTGTGCTCCCGAGAGGAGGGCTGTGCCCCACCTCATGCCCCCAGCATCGCGCAGGGCCCTCGCTCCCCGGTGCTGCCGCACCCGCAGCCCGTCGTCTCCCCTGTCGGTTCCTTTCTCACTGAGGGAAGAGCTGCTTTAGTCATAAGCGGGTCTGGTCTTGAGGGCGAGTGAGGGCTCAGCGGCAGTGTGACCCAGGGCCCGCTGGCCGTGCCCTCACGAGGCCGGGTCTGGTCCCGGTTTCCTCACATCCCCGCCTGGTGTGAGTGGTTCCCGTCTCCACGTTCGCGCCGTTgatctgcttccttcctttgtccTTGTAACTGTTACCTGGCTGGCTACTCCCTGATTGTCGCCTCGTGGCCATGGTTCCTTCCTTAAGCCCCCGCCCTCAGCCCCGGCGCCTGGGCGGGATGGGCGAGCGCCCAGCTCCGGATCGCTGTGGTGCGGAGCCGTCGGGGCGCGTGCTCACGCCAACCCCCCGCATCTTCAGGCACCTGCAGGAGCCCCATCAGACCCTCGAGGCCATGCTGCGGCCGAAGGTCACCACCCTGCCCGGCCACATCCAGGCTGTCTACGTGCAGAATGTCGTCAAGCTGTACGCGTGCGTCCTGCGGCAGGAGGAGCAGGCTGCGGGGACGGCAGCGGCCCGGGAGGCCACCCAGCTCATGCTGGAGCGGCTGCCGCAGTTTGTGCAGAGCGCGGACCTGGAGGTCCAGGAGCGGGTGAGAgctgcgggcgggcgggcgcTGCGCGGTCGCGGTTCCACGGGGAGCTGCGCCTCAGGAGGAGCCTGCGGGCCGCATTTCGGTCTTCCCAGCAGTGGACAGCGCTCCTTTCCCAAAAGCAACTTGAGGAAATCCCCTTTTGCCTGCTCTACCCGGCCCAGGGGACTGGGGAGGAAGGGGGCCTTCCACTGTTGGGGGCATGTGTGTGACATTAGCTCGCCTTGTGCCAGATGATCCCAAGGCCGGTGTtgggctgggggctgtgggctGGTTCCTGCGCTCCTGGGAGCCGCACTCCAGTGGAGTCCCGGTCACAGTCGCGTGCAGACCAGCAGTGCGAAGCTGCCCAGGTGCCTCCTGGGAGCAGGCGCTGCCCGCGATTCTCGTAGGAGGGCACTTTCTTTTCTCGTGggcctcttttcctcttccctctcctcctgctaAAGGAGACGGCAGCCAGGCTGGTCTCTTCCTGGCTGGATTCCTCCGCACCCGACGGCCACTTGTAGAACTTTCCAGATGTTCTCCCTGGGGCTCAGCGGGGAGCGGCCGTGTCGCCTTCCTGGGCTAAGCATCCGTGTGGTGTGAGCGATGCTCTCTGGTTGCTGAGTGGCCTTCAGGGCCAGTCCCCCGTGGCTCCTCCGTGACTCCTCCTTGGCCCCCACAGGCGTCCTGCATCTTGCAGCTGGTCAAGCACATCCAGAAGCTTCAGGCCAAGGATGTGCCGGTGGCGGAAGAAGTGAGCGCCCTCTTTGCCGGGGAGCTGAACCCTGTGGCTCCCAAGGCGCAGAAGAAGGTTCCGGTTCCAGAAGGGTGAGCCACACGGCCTGTCGGGACACAGGAGGCCGGGGCGGCAGGAGGGACAGCGGGAGCAGAACCACACCCTGGACTTGCTGTCCAGCCAGGAGAGGCAGGAATGTGGGAGGAAGGCCCCTGAGGCCTGAGCCCCGTAGGCTGGGCAGACCCCCTCACGCGGACTGTATCCAGGGCACTCACTAGTTCTTGTGAGGTCCTGGGGCCACCCCATGGAAAGTGGGTTCCTGGCAGCCCTTGTCTACATATCTCAGGGGCACCGTGAGCCTCTGTGGGGGCCCCAGAACATGGGGAGGGCCATGAGGGCCAGCCTGGATTCCAGGGCCCCTGGACTCTGCCTTGCCTGCCATGATCTTGAGCAGCCACCTGGCCTTCATGTCCCTATCTCCAAGGGGACAGCAGAGTCCCTGCCTCATCGGCCACCGTGAGTGTCCAGGGCTGGGCACTCAGGCCGGAGCCACCTTATGACCTTGCTGTGTCTTGTAGCCTGGACCTAGATGCCTGGATCAACGAGCCGCTCTCGGACAGCGAGTCTGAGGATGAGAAGCCCAAGGCCATCTTCCACGACGAGGAGCAGCGGCAGGCCAAGCCGCGGCAGCCCGAGGCGGACGAGGAGGAGCTGGCCCGGGTGAGCACTCCGTGCCCAAGGCAGGGCTGCCTTTCTCCGGGGCTCCCAGGCAGGCGGCCCTGCTCAGAGCAGCCTCTGACCCCATGTCCGCGGGGGGCCATGCATGCTTCTGTCGGATCTGGGCTCTGTGTCCCGCTGTTCTCTGGGGAGCACTGAGCTGGCCTTTGATGTCCAGGTTGGGTTTTTTCAAAACCAGAAGCAGCTTCCCAGAGAGAGCCGCAGGTGCCCAGGGGCCCATGGGTGCACTTGGCACGCCCCGACTGTCTGCTCCACGCTCTCCTTGGCATGGCATCTTGTAACGATGTGCAATGTTCAGACAGCCTGGAAAAGGACCGGGATGCTGCGCCCCCTAGGTCCCTCCTCCCCCGTGTGgagctcttctttctctgaagttAGGGACAGACACATCCCTCTGTCACTCATGGTCTGGTTTGCTGCTGTCTCGACTCCCTCGGAGCTGAGTGGCCTCAGGCAGCTCAccctgcctctctgagccccatcCTTAAAATGGAGATGTCATCCCCATTTCCTGGGGTTACCACCGACTTGCTGTCTGTACCCACACTGGTTTCTTCCCCCTGGGGCCTTCGGCTCCCTGTGGGTCACAGGCTAGAAATCAAAGTGCTGAGGggtcccagcccccacccagggcCTGCTGCTGGGAGGTAGCCCACACATGGGGGACACGAGGGCTCATAGTCCACGCATTCCCTGACGCGCACCCTGAATCCTTTCTCTGCAGCGTCGAGAAGCGCGGAAGCAGGAGCAGGCCAACAACCCGTTCTACATCAAGAGCTCTCCATCCCCCCAGAAGGTGAGGTTGGCCCGGATCATTCTCGAGGGACATTCCCTGGCTCCACTGGGCTCCTGTCCACCCACCGTTGGTGGACACCAGTGGCTGTGGGTTGTCGTGGCCGATCCAGATGACAAGACTGTGAGGGCCTTTCCAGACACTGAGGCCTGGGAGAAGGGCAGTCCTCACTCGCCTGCGGTCAGGCCACCCCCTGTGGGTGAGGGGGCCAACAGGAGGGCACGCCGCCCCCACAAATGGTGGGGCTGCAGAGGAGGCGCTTCCTGGCAGGAAGGGAGCGGACATAGGAGATGTCTAATTTGGCTGGAATGTTCTAGAGCTTGGTTTAGGTGATGCTCACTGTCTTCATCCATGCTCTCCGCCCCACGGCCCCCCCATTCAGGGTATGTTGGGCTCCCTGTGGGAGACACTCcagcattttccttctctggggaTTGCCGGGTCACCTGGTGACTCTGCTCGACCTTCCTAAAGGCTGCAGCCCGTGTCCCGCACGCTGTGCTGAGGGCTGGGACTCCCCCGAGCCTGGCCAGCACCTGTGTTGTCTGGCTTTTTGATCCCAGCTGCACTGCTGGGTCTGAAATGCTGGCTCACTGTGCTGTCAAGCCTGTGTTAGTTTCTCAACTTGAAAAAGAAGTTTTAGATGGCAAAAATTGATAGGCTTTTTGCATGTCACCCTGTCCTTGTTTACGCTGATACACTGTTCCCCTAGTGGTTAAGGAACGGTGCTCCCCAGGATGACCCCTAGCGCCCCAGGGCGTCACGCTGGGTGATGACCCTTGTCCAGGTGTCGTCTGTCTGTCCAGCCTGATAACGTCTTGACATTGCTCCTCCAGCGGTACCAGGACGCACCAGGCGTGGAGCACATCCCCGTGGTGCAGATCGACCTCTCCGTGCCCTTGAAGGTGCCAGGCAAGTGTGGCTGATAGCACAGGGGCAGGGATCCCTGAGCTTGTGTCCACTCCCTGTCCTACCTGCTCGTCTGGCGTTGGTCCCTGGTCCCTGGGTGGACAGAGGCACACGCCAGCCTACCGGTTTGTGTGCAGGTGCCACCTCGTCTCTTCCCCCGAGTCCCAGCCCCAGCTGCCCGCCCCCCCGTGCGCTGCCCGTCGGCACTCAGAGAGCCCCCGTGTGCCCTCGCCCCCTGTAGAGTGCGTGATGGGGGCCGAGGGGCTGCCTGCACAGGCCCTCGGGCCAGACGTCTGCGCGGCTTTGGGCTGAGTGTCCCCACGCGCGCAGGGCTGCCCATGTCAGACCAGTATGtgaagctggaggaggagcgGCGGCACCGGCAGAGGCTGGAGAAggacaagaggaagaaaaagaagaaggagaagggcaGGCCGTGGCGCCACAGCGCGCTGCACACGGAGAGCGACGAGGACATCGCCCCGGCCCAGCAGGTGGACATCGTCACCGAGGAGATGCCCGAGGTCAGTCATGCCCTTTGGGCCTGCCGGTGTTCGCACCCGCTCCAGGGAGCTTTCCCGTCGCTGCCTCTCTGGCCCCGGGAGGCCACGCGCCTGCCCTGTCCTGTGCCCCAGGTCCTGGTGGGGGGCTCGAGCCGTCGTCAGCACACAAACCTTCCCTGCTGTCAGTCCATTTCCCATGGCATGGCAGCCCTGGCATGTCCCGACCTCGCCGGGCACTCAGGGCACCTGGCCCCGGGGCGGATCCCCTCACGGGGGTGGGCCTGGTTGTCTGTGTGCAGGGGGGGGGTCCCACAGACCCGACCGGCTTGGCTCCGCCAATCGGggaccagggctgctgaagtggacgctgacttcctcttctcctgcagAATGCCCTGCCCAGTGATGAGGATGACAAAGACCCCAATGACCCTTACCGGGCTCTGGACATTGACTTGGATAAGTAAGCGTGGGGGCTGGGGACTAGGGGCACGACTGGATGTGGGCCCGGGCTTTCCCTGTCCTCGCTGTCCCTCTTCGTTGCCCATTCACCGTGGCCCACGTGAATAGATGGGGTCGCATAGGGCCTGCCCCTTCTCCAGGCCCCATCACAGGCCGCACTGCGTGCAGGCAGTGTGTGCATGCAGGAGGACAGGCCGGTGGCTCCTGTGACCTGGTCCCCTCCGCAGGCCCTTAGCCGACAGCGAGAAGCTGCCCGTCCAGAAACACCGCAACGCCGAGACCTCCAAGTCCCCTGAGAAGGAGGACGTCCCCGTCATcgaaaagaagagcaagaagcccaagaagaaggagaagaagcacAAAGAGAAGGGACgggagaaaggcaggaagaaggagaagaaagagaaggaggagaagggagaggaggggaaggtgaGGCGGCCGCTCCCGCTCCCTCCCTCAGGCGCAGCCCACGGCCCTGCGGCCACGGCGGGGCACTGGGACACAGGGCGCCTGCAACAGCCATTCCAGCCCCTGGCGGCTGTGAGGTTTGTCGCGAGTCGTGATGGAGGGCCAGTGAGCCCCGCCAGCCGccctgtgagccccaggccctTCTCAGTGCTCATGTGCGTGTTTGTGCCCCGGGCAGGAAGTGGGTGTGTAAAGAACCGTGTACCTGGGGCCATGTTCTGTCATCACAGAGCTGGGTGACTCCATGTGTCCGCGCAGTACTGTGACCACAGCTGTGGTGTCCTGGTGGGCACGTGGCTGTGCTGGCATTTGGAACCATGCGGGTTTGTCTGTGGCTGCCATTCTTATGACAGGACAGTTAGAGCTAGAGATGCCACCCCCCTTGGTCTGGCCACTGTCCTCAGCTCCTCGGACACTGGAGCTCCCAAGGCCTGCAGAGCCAGAGTTGTCCTCTGCCGGGCGGGAGCCAGGAGGGCCCCGCCAACGGGGCCTCCGCGTGTCCACCTGTGCCCTCTGGGGGCCGTCTGCTACCTCGGCCAAAGGCCTGTCATCCTGTGGTTTCAGGGTGAGGACTTAGATTTCTGGCTGTCCACCATGCCGCCGCCTGCCACTGCTCCTGCTCCCGCCCTGGCAACGGTAAGAGTCTGGCAGGTGGCCTCTGCCAGCCCCACACAGTCCTCACTGGGCGCGTGCAGTTTGCCACTTTGGCACAGCTCCCTCTCTCAGGCATTTAGGGATGCCCGCTCTAGGCACTGCCCAGCCTGGCCCTTGCCCTCCCTTGCCTGTCAGCCCTGCCCCGCAGCCTATGCCCCAGGGGTGGGTGTTGGGGAACCCTCACACGTTGAGCCAGATTTGGGCCAGCTTGGTCCCTTGCCCAAGGTCTCCCCAGGCATCGGCTGCAGGAAAGAGGGTGGCTAGGCTTCTGGCGCCCCTCGAGCCGGGCAGCAGCCTTGAGCAGTCGCCCTGTGTTAGCGGATGGGGCCTGGCGGCTCTGGGTTCAGGCAGTGACCCTGGTCAGCACCCAGGCGGCCTCAGGCGGGGCCTCCTCTTCCCGCTACTGCCACCTGTACTGCCTGATGGCCACACGCCTGCGTGTTGA encodes the following:
- the AP3D1 gene encoding AP-3 complex subunit delta-1 isoform X1, which codes for MALKMVKGSIDRMFDKNLQDLVRGIRNHKEDEAKYISQCIDEIKQELKQDNIAVKANAVCKLTYLQMLGYDISWAAFNIIEVMSASKFTFKRIGYLAASQCFHEGTDVIMLTTNQIRKDLSSPSQYDTGVALTGLSCFVTPDLARDLANDIMTLMSHTKPYIRKKAVLIMYKVFLKYPESLRPAFPRLKEKLEDPDPGVQSAAVNVICELARRNPKNYLSLAPLFFKLMTSSTNNWVLIKIIKLFGALTPLEPRLGKKLIEPLTNLIHSTSAMSLLYECVNTVIAVLISLSSGMPNHSASIQLCVQKLRILIEDSDQNLKYLGLLAMSKILRTHPKSVQAHKDLVLQCLDDKDESIRLRALDLLYGMVSKKNLMEIVKKLMTHVDKAEGTTYRDELLTKIIDICSQSNYQHITNFEWYISILVELTRLEGTRHGHLIAAQMLDVAIRVKAIRKFAVSQMSALLDSAHLVASSTQRNGICEVLYAAAWICGEFSEHLQEPHQTLEAMLRPKVTTLPGHIQAVYVQNVVKLYACVLRQEEQAAGTAAAREATQLMLERLPQFVQSADLEVQERASCILQLVKHIQKLQAKDVPVAEEVSALFAGELNPVAPKAQKKVPVPEGLDLDAWINEPLSDSESEDEKPKAIFHDEEQRQAKPRQPEADEEELARRREARKQEQANNPFYIKSSPSPQKRYQDAPGVEHIPVVQIDLSVPLKVPGLPMSDQYVKLEEERRHRQRLEKDKRKKKKKEKGRPWRHSALHTESDEDIAPAQQVDIVTEEMPENALPSDEDDKDPNDPYRALDIDLDKPLADSEKLPVQKHRNAETSKSPEKEDVPVIEKKSKKPKKKEKKHKEKGREKGRKKEKKEKEEKGEEGKGEDLDFWLSTMPPPATAPAPALATAEPEVNAVISAPKEEREEPKREEQDEEEEEEERDPEKKPSKHKKKKHRKEQEERSADRKKSKKKQPAGGGAAEPVENGSLDEEPLPPMSSYCLLAENSYIRMTYEVQGSLQEDSRVTVSIVLENQSSSFLKNMELNVLDSLNTKLARPEGSSVHDGVPVPFQLPPGISNEAQFVFTIQSIAMAQKLKGTLTFIAKNDEGSTHEKLDFKLHFSCTSYLITTPCYSDAFAKLLESGDLSMSSIKVDGISMSFQNLLAKICFHHHFSVVERVNSCASMYSRSIQGHHVCLLMKKGEKSVSVDGKCNDSTLLSNLLEEMRATLATC
- the AP3D1 gene encoding AP-3 complex subunit delta-1 isoform X2; this translates as MALKMVKGSIDRMFDKNLQDLVRGIRNHKEDEAKYISQCIDEIKQELKQDNIAVKANAVCKLTYLQMLGYDISWAAFNIIEVMSASKFTFKRIGYLAASQCFHEGTDVIMLTTNQIRKDLSSPSQYDTGVALTGLSCFVTPDLARDLANDIMTLMSHTKPYIRKKAVLIMYKVFLKYPESLRPAFPRLKEKLEDPDPGVQSAAVNVICELARRNPKNYLSLAPLFFKLMTSSTNNWVLIKIIKLFGALTPLEPRLGKKLIEPLTNLIHSTSAMSLLYECVNTVIAVLISLSSGMPNHSASIQLCVQKLRILIEDSDQNLKYLGLLAMSKILRTHPKSVQAHKDLVLQCLDDKDESIRLRALDLLYGMVSKKNLMEIVKKLMTHVDKAEGTTYRDELLTKIIDICSQSNYQHITNFEWYISILVELTRLEGTRHGHLIAAQMLDVAIRVKAIRKFAVSQMSALLDSAHLVASSTQRNGICEVLYAAAWICGEFSEHLQEPHQTLEAMLRPKVTTLPGHIQAVYVQNVVKLYACVLRQEEQAAGTAAAREATQLMLERLPQFVQSADLEVQERASCILQLVKHIQKLQAKDVPVAEEVSALFAGELNPVAPKAQKKVPVPEGLDLDAWINEPLSDSESEDEKPKAIFHDEEQRQAKPRQPEADEEELARRREARKQEQANNPFYIKSSPSPQKRYQDAPGVEHIPVVQIDLSVPLKVPGLPMSDQYVKLEEERRHRQRLEKDKRKKKKKEKGRPWRHSALHTESDEDIAPAQQVDIVTEEMPENALPSDEDDKDPNDPYRALDIDLDKPLADSEKLPVQKHRNAETSKSPEKEDVPVIEKKSKKPKKKEKKHKEKGREKGRKKEKKEKEEKGEEGKGEDLDFWLSTMPPPATAPAPALATEEREEPKREEQDEEEEEEERDPEKKPSKHKKKKHRKEQEERSADRKKSKKKQPAGGGAAEPVENGSLDEEPLPPMSSYCLLAENSYIRMTYEVQGSLQEDSRVTVSIVLENQSSSFLKNMELNVLDSLNTKLARPEGSSVHDGVPVPFQLPPGISNEAQFVFTIQSIAMAQKLKGTLTFIAKNDEGSTHEKLDFKLHFSCTSYLITTPCYSDAFAKLLESGDLSMSSIKVDGISMSFQNLLAKICFHHHFSVVERVNSCASMYSRSIQGHHVCLLMKKGEKSVSVDGKCNDSTLLSNLLEEMRATLATC